One stretch of Gopherus flavomarginatus isolate rGopFla2 chromosome 2, rGopFla2.mat.asm, whole genome shotgun sequence DNA includes these proteins:
- the LOC127043973 gene encoding histone H4-like yields MSGRGKGGKGLGKGGAKRHRKVLRDNIQGITKPAIRHLARCSGVKCVSGLIYELTSGVLKVFLENVIRDAVTYTEHAKRKTMMVMDVLYALKLQGCTLYGFRG; encoded by the coding sequence ATGTCTGGTCGTGGTAAGGGCGGAAAGGGGCTGGGTAAGGGAGGTGCTAAGAGGCACCGCAAGGTCTTACGAGATAACATCCAGGGTATTACGAAGCCTGCGATCCGCCACTTGGCTCGCTGCAGTGGGGTGAAGTGCGTCTCGGGGCTGATCTACGAACTGACCAGTGGCGTGCTGAAGGTTTTCCTGGAGAACGTGATCCGTGATGCGGTGACCTACACCGAGCACGCTAAGCGGAAGACGATGATGGTTATGGATGTGCTGTATGCCCTGAAGCTCCAGGGGTGCACCCTGTACGGCTTCAGGGGCTGA